TGGGAGGGGTAAGGGGAGGGGCTGCAGCTACTCCGTGGGCACTGACTGGAGCCCCGAccgtctctctgtctgcctgagCAAGGCTGTCCGGGACCACCCTGTATCTGGGCCAAGGATCTCAGCCACTATTGGCTCTCTGGGGTTAAGCTCCATCCATGACCTGGTAACCCCCAGACTGTTCTCTGAGTGCTGTACCCAGACCACTGTCTCTGTGACACCTGCATACAAACAGCCCAAGAACCCTGCCACCCCACCTCCTGTCCTCGCTCCCAGCAGGTCAGCAAGCACCTCCTGTCCTCGCTCCCAGCAGGTCAGAAATCAGTCACCCTCCACTCCAGTTCTCTCTCACCCACAAATCCCATGGGGCTCTCTTCTTCAGGTAAATCCTGAATTGGCCCCTTGTCAGCACATCTGCTGTAGCAGAGCTCCCTGGAGGTGCATAGTCCCTGGCCTGCCCAGGCCCGCCAGCCTCCTCTCCCAGGCTGTCTGCGCTctagcctcagggcctttgcactgaccacccccccacacacatacccaGTACCCATGAGATTTACTTGCTAACCTGACTCAGGTGTCTGTGAAGCCCTCATCTCCCTGGTCACCCAATGCCCTTCACTTCTCTTCCTAGCATTTACCTGGCACCACTGGACACAGACTTATCTGGCCCCTGACTCCACCCTCCAACTAGAATGTGAATGCCACCAAGGCAGGGTTTTTGACTGTGCTGCTCACCCTGCATCCCAAGTCTCCAGACCAGTGAGACAacaaacagacagagacagaaagagagagggggagagagagagagagtgcacacGAGCCTAATGCCCTGAACACTGCCAGGTTGGGGGCTTAGACAACAATACACAAGAGGGAAAACATCCTCTAATGGAACAAGTCTGCCTAGAAGACGGGTTAACTGAATAGTTACCACACGATAACACATGCTTGTCAGGGGATGGAGGCCAGTAAGGAAGGCAAAAAAATGCCCCCTGTTCCCAAAAGGATCCATGACCGAATTTTCGGCACCTATGAATGTCACCCAACATAACAAAAGGGACGTGGCAGATGGGGTCAGGGTAAGGTCTTGAGAAGGGGAGGGTATGGGCCCAGAGTTGTTACCAGGTCCTCAGGAGGCAGAGGTGACGTGAAGACAGGACCAGAGGCAGAGACTCCAGATGTTACACGGTGGCTCAGAAGCCAGAGAAAGGAGCCGCAAGCCCAGGGACAGACACAGCCTCTAGAAGTGGTAGAGGGCACAGGAACCGACCCTCCCCCGGAGTGCCCGGAGGAACAAACTCTGCCAACGCCTTGATTTTAACCCAGTAAAATCCAGTTTGGACTCTGACCTACAGGACTATAGATATTGAGCCTGTGTTGCACAAGGCCACTACATTTGTGATCACCTGTTAAGAGCAGCAGCGACAGGAAAGAACTACActgaggggaggggacagtgacCTCGGTGGGGCCACAGTGGGGACACACTGGGCTCCGTTAGAACAACTGCTGTCCCTGGCCAGACTACAGACCCATGTGCACAGACGCCCGCCCACCCCTCACCTTCCCCTCTGTGCTCTCATGGAAACTGTCCACGCGGGCAGCCAGCGTGCACTTGGCGGCCACCAGGCGGGCTGCTTTCCGTCGGAGATCCTGGAACAATGGGAAACAGAGGCTAGGTCAAGGTCAGGAGTCAATGAGGCTAGCCAGCACGGTCCAATCTCTGCCTGTCAGCATCACGGCCTTATGCCATTGCTACAGATGGAAAATGCTCAAATGCCAGAAAATAAGTTTGTtatgattaaaatagaaaataggcAGGGtgacctaacctgtggtggcgcagcagacagagcgttgacctggcatcctgaggtcgctggttctaaaccccgggcttacctggtcagggcacatatgagaagcaactactacaagttgatgcttctcactcctccccaccccctttctctctctctctttctgaaaacgaataaatacaatcttaaaaaaaaaaaaaagaaaatatgcaggGTTATCACTGAAAATTGTGTTCTTTGCCACAAAAGAAAAGGTGGCCTGTGACTTGGGAAACACTGAGATGGTATACAGAAGCAGATTAAGGttgtttgaggccctgggcgcagccGCACGGGGCCTATGCAGTGTAGTATGTGTACAGGATGCAGCATAGTAATGGAATAATGAAAATAAGTGAATATAAACATACTATCAGGTTTTACCACTGATTGTAAACTTGTACGtcattaaaattgcacatatgaaaccaaacttggtgtcgttagaaaaaagtggaaagttgaggttttgcgaggcccttcagaagtcggggcctagGGCGCATGCCCAGTGTGGCCACTGTTCAACCTGCCTCTGGCGGGTATGTAAAACCCATTGCCACCAGTGTCAACTAATAACAATCGTACAAAAATTAAAGTTGCGGCAGCTATGCGTAGGGAAGAATTAGCCTGCCGCTAAGGGGTCTGGTCCTGGCCAGACCAGTAACCTTGTGATTTCAGGTGGGTTCTGTGGGCTATGGGGTAGTGGTCAACTGGGAGACAGGGATCGGCCACCCCGCATAACCAAGTCCCAGTAAAGACTCTGAACACTGAGGCCCTGCTGGACCGTAATCTCTGTGCCGCTGTCACACAAGACCCCCTGGTCTTGTCACCCTCTCGGGTCTGGACACTGAATACTTCTTCCCCCAAATCTCTGCACAACTGACCCTGTCAGACCTCGCAGCAGGAGTGGGCACACCCTTGTCTCCTGCCCCTCAGGAGACCCAGGGAGCGGAGGGTGCAGAGGAGGGGCACAGCAGTGCCGGGAGAGGACTGTGCCCTGGCCATGGGCAGGATGGCGGAGGTGTCATGATGGGTACTCCTAGACCCTGCCCCTTGTGTATCTTCCCTGGCTGATGTTACTCTGTCCTCTCCTGTGATACACAGTGACTCTCGTGAGTTCTGCGAGTCTTTCTCACAGGTCCCTGAGGCTGAGGGTGGTTTGGGGAACTCCCCGGACTTGCAAGCTAAGGCGATTGTCATTTGTCAGGTGTGAGGCCTGACCTGGACGGGTCCTCATTGTGACCAGGAAGCAAGCTGTGTTctccccattttgcagaggaaAGGCTGAGGCACAGAGCTCAGTTCTCTCGCCCGAGGTCACCGAACTGGCATGTGGCGCTGCAGGAATGCCAACCCCGGTGCACCTGCCCCAGTGTCCCTGTTCTCACATCCCCTACTACCCTGGTCCCCAACCACTGCCATCAGCTCACGGGAACGTGCTCAGGCTGACGGGACCCTTCCCTTCCGATGCAGCAGAGGGCTCACCGGGGGCAGGGACTGCACGATGTCACTGTGGTAGATGTAGCCGGTGTGGGGCAGCACGGAGGTGGACGAGAAGCCAGACAGCGTCTTGCGCTGGGCCCCCAGCAGCATGATGTTGCAGGCGGGCATCTTGGAGAGGTTGGTCAGGCCGCCGGCCACGCCTGCAGTGGGCAGGGACAGAGGTCAGCAGCAGCAGGGGTGTCCGTCTGGGCGCTCCCCTGTGTGCCATGCCTTCACTGCATTTCTGGTCAGATCCCGAGGTGGCCCCACCAGGCCTGTCTCATTTCAGAGGGGGGATGTgcaggaagctcagagagatgaagCAACTTGCCTGAGGTGCACAGCCAGCAAGCAACCCAACAGGAACCTGCCCTCACCTCAGTCTGTGAGGCCATACAGCCCACCCTAGGAAGTGCCGACCACACTGGGAGTTCCCAGGAGCCGCTTTGCAGGCGCAGAGAGGGGAAGTGAGCTGTAGGTAGGAAACTACCTCTACCTGTGATGGGGCCTGAGGGGAGCAGGCTGGTGCTGGGTGCTATTAAGGATTAGGGAAACCGTGTCATCAACCCAACAAATCTTTAAAAGGAGCCTCtgacacaggacagcccccagaGACATTGATCACAACCTCCAGGTGTCCATGGTGCTTTTTACAGCTGAGGGGACTATGCAATATAATtaggttaaggatcttgagatggggcAATGACCCTTAAGGACCTGGGCTTGATGTGACCACAAAGGGCCCTTAAaagcaggagcctgaccaggcggtggggcagtggatagagcattggactgggacgcggaagacccaggttcaaagctccaaggtcgctggcttgagcgtgagctcaccagcttgagcgcggggtcactggcttgagcatgggatcatagacatgaccccatggtcgctggattgagcccaaggtcgctggcttgagcgagggtcactcagtctgctgtagccgcctccctcccccagtcaagatacatacgagaaagtaatcaatgaacaaataaggtgccgcaacaaagaattgatgcttctcatctctatcccttcctgtctgtctgtccctatctgtccctccctctgtctctgtcacacacacacacacacaacacacacacacacaaaaaaaaaaagtgggaaagaaAGGCAGTGTCAGAGTCAGAGCGATGCGACTGCAGACTGAACggaaggaaggggccacaagccaagggacgcgggggcctctagaagctggaaaagaccaGGAAATGGATCCTTCCTGGAACCTGCATAAAGGAACATGGCCCTGCCCAGACCTTGACGTTAGCCCAGGGGGCCCCCGATGGAGTCCTGATGTCCAGGATTGTGAGGTGCAGATCTGTTGTTTAAGGAGCTCAGTTTGTGGTCATTTACTGTAGCAGCCACAGAAAACCAGCACAACCTCAGTCCccactggggaaactgaggcacgtgAGGTCGCCTGCCCAGGGATGGGAGGGAGGTCAGTGAAAGGGAAGCTAAACCCGAGGAGGACCTAAACCCGAGTTCATCCTGCCCTAAATCCACTGCTTCCTTCTACCCTGCGACTCTACACTCCTGCCCCCAACGCGGCTGGGAGGGGCCCAACTGTGGCCCCCAAACACCGTTTGCGTCATTACCCCCTGCCCCCGAGCCCTGCATCTCGGAATGAGACTTTATCTGGTGATGGGCCCTTTACAGGGGCAGTTAAGGTGACATGACGTCATAAGACTGGCCCTAATGCACTCTGACTGTTGCCCTCGAGCACCTAAGAGATCAgaacatggacacacagaggagCGATGTGGCACATGGCTGTCTACACGGACACAAGGAGGAGGCGGCCATCTACATCTTCCCAGAaagcagccctgcccacacctgggTCTCAGGCCTGCAGCCTTCAGGCCAGACGGTAAATCTCAGCTGCCAAAGAAGCCATTGTGCTGGCTACCCACCATGACCAACAGGCTGCTTCACCAAACTCCCCCGCAGTGCTCCTGTTTAAAGCTGGCGGGGGGCCCAACCCTTCCGCACAGCGCACTGCCAGGACcggcttcccccctccccctccccttcccggcGCTTACCCATGATCTTGGCAGCCGTGGACGCCCCGATGATGATGGAGAGGTTGGGCGCGATGAACGACATGCGGGACTCCACGTACTCGTAGATGCGGTGCTTGGAGGCGTTCAGCTCCAGGGCCATGTCGCAGGCCTCTTCCAGCcgctccagctcctcctccgACAGCTGCTGCCTACAGGCAGCACGGGGAGAGGGGAACAACTCAGCCGGGCTGCCCCAGCCCGTCCTGGGTTTCCTACCGGACTGCTGTGGGGTCCCCCGTCCACAGCAGCCTCAGGGCAATCACCCCCTCAGCGGAGGCAAGCCAAGGGACCTGCTTGCTCCCCACCCACAGTTCTGTGTCTGCCTGCAGCCAAGTCAccgcttcctccaggaagccaccAGACCCAGTCCAGGTAGGCAGCCCACCTTTGTTGACCCCCGCCCTGTGGCTTTTGACCTGGGCATGCACCTTCTCCTCCCAGACAGCAGCTCGGAGTGGGCAGGGCTATATCCCCCGTGTGAAGTTCTGTAACCTCTTCGCGGAAGCTACCAATATTTGCTCCGTGATCAGGAAGGCAGCCCATGGGAGGTGTCCATCCCACAGGTCTCTGCTCCGGGTTTTAAAAACAGATCCTTCTCTTAGGCACAGCACAGGTGCCAATGAGGAAGCCAAAACCAGGTCCCTGCCGTCACCTCTGATTACTAGCTCAACCTCTGCCTTGCTCCTCAAGAGGACAGGCTCCTGGGGGGTGGGTACTGGCTCCTCACTAAGTGGGGACCCCGAGCCTGGCTTGGTGCCTGGCCGGCAAGTGCCACTCGTTCAATACATGTGGCATTGAAATGAACTGTCCTCCTGAGACTGCCACCTGTGCCACTGGGACCCCGAGATCGTCGTCTGCCCTGAGCTGGGTGGGCCGCAGTGCGCTCTCTGCGCTGTGTACACACCCCTGGGTGGTAGAGGCGGTCACGCTGACGACCATGATGGTGGCGTTGGTCAGGATCTGCTGCAGGTTCTCGTTGTTCTTGCACTTGTCCAGGCTGTTGCCCagctcctgggggaggggggggaggcaaTGGAGGGACAGCACGGAGCTTAGGAAAGCTTCAGGCCCTCTTGCTCTTGCACCTGCTCTGGTCTGTtccacatgagggagtctgccttcAGGGGCACATGCTCCTCCCAGGGCTTAGAGGTTCGATACCACCCAACCTCTTCCACTTTGCCTCCTCGCTTCCAACTCCTTGTTCCCTGGACCCCCTGATCTTGTCACCCTCTCGGGTCTGGACACTGAATACTTCTACCCCCGAATCTCTGCACAACTGACCCTGTCAGACCTCCGCAGCACCTGCTGTGCCCTCCACAGTGGGAGTGGGCACGCCCTTGTCTCCCGCCCCTCTCAGGAGTCCCAGGGAGCGGAGGGTGCAGTGGAGAGGCTGTGAGAACCTCTTTTCCAGAACCCACCCCTCACATGCTGGGCAGCTGGCAGCAGCTGGGCCACCGTCACCCATCTCCACTACCTCCTGACCCCAGAGGGCAAGGGAGGCAGCTTGTTCACTTGCTTCCTGTGCTCCTCTGTCTCAGGCCCAGGCTGAGCGAGGGGAGCCCCGGCACCCCCAGGGCCCGAGGGCAGGACTCTGCCCCCCTTTCACACCAGCGGCTGGTAAGAAGCATCTGATCTCTCTGAGCCCACCCGGCACTTACCTTGACCGTGCGGATGTAATCAAGCGCGTTGGGGACCAGCGACTCCAGTTCAGGGAACCGCTTCGAGTATTTGTCCCGGATGAACTTGTGGATGATATCTGAGGTGGGCAGGGATGGGAGGCATCTGGTGAAGGGACAGGCAGACACTGTTGGCTGTCCCCCCACATCTAGTTCCCCTTTTTCCTTATGTAACTGAACCCCTGAGCATCAGCTTGGCGCAATAACACCCAGAATAAAGGCCACGTTTCCTGGCTCCCTCGCTGAGGGACATGCCGAAATAGTTCTGCTCTACAAATGATACGTGCAACTTCCAGGTCACATCCCTTACTGAAGAGACCTgcaccctcttctctcccccattTTTCTGGTGGGGATTATGAGGTGATGGCTGGAAGTGGGCAGTCACCTTGTACCATGAAATAGGTGGTGGGTCAACAAGATAAAAAGAGCCTGGGCACCAGATGCTGCTACAGCAGGGCACCAGCCGGGACTGCCCACCGGGACTTTCACGTGAGAGGAAAAGCCACTGTCTCAGCAGCAAAGCCTGGATTCAAACTAATGGGAGGGGCTCAGGGAAAGGCCAGCCCGGACCCTGCATGTCCCTCCCTCAAGGACAACAGCAGGGCCGGTTCTGTTTGCTCCTCCCACACTCACTCAGCTCGTTCTCAATCTCCACGGTCAGATTGTTGGCATCCACGATGACCCGGTATTCGGGGGCCGCCTCCACGGGCCCCATCACTGTGAGAGTGAGAGACAGCCTGGTGCAGTGCCTCGTGTCGGAGGAGGCCCTGCACACCCAGCTCTGTCCCGAGACACTCGTCCCCGAGCTGACAGCTGTGCAGTCACGATTCAACGTCCAACCCAAGTATTAGTTCTTCCCTGACCCTTGAAGCAGGGTCAGCTGGCCCTCCTGTGACCCTGAGTGCCCCCAGCTCCCTCCTTCCCAGCAGGTGCTGCCCACCAACAGCTGTCTGGGACCTGGCCTGACTGTGGCTGACCTCTCCCGGTGCCCAGCGCCCACGTGCCTGGTCCCCACGTGCCCCAGGAAGACTGTGCAGGAAGGAAAATTTCCCTGAAACTCTGCCTTGACTATACCACCCCTGTGCCTGGCAGCGTCCTGTGGCTCCCAACCTGATGAGAAGAACTGGGGTATAATGGGATCACCCCCTGGGAGCTGGTCTGGATAGTCAAGAGACAGCCTAGTGCTCCTCAAAGCTGGGGGTGAGAAGAGGTTTTAGGCGATGCTTTTCTAACCACGTATACGTGCAGTTACTTCCTGTTTACCAAGTGACACCAGTTTTCTACTCACTAGATAGCTTTCCTTCTgagataaatttaataaaaaaagtatgttgATTTAAAGACAACGTGGGCCCTGGCTGAGTaactgagttggttagagcatcgtcaaggttgcaggttcagtccccagtcggggcacagacaagaatcaaccagtgaatgcacgaaTAAGCAaaccaacaaattgatgtttctctttctctctgtttctctcttcctccctttctctaaaatcaataaaaataaaattaattttaaaaatcaaagaaatgtgGAATGGGAGTTAGAAGGCTGGGtcaaaaaaatgaaggaattaagaagtacaaattggcagtttcAAAACTGTAACAggaatgtaaaatacagcatgacaatattgtaataactatatatagtgCCAGTGGATACTAGAATTATCAGGGGGAATCGCTTCATAAATGTCtatcactgtgctgtacacctgaacctATTATAATCCCGCATGTCAActgtaaccaaaaaataaaattggatgctaaaacaaacaaagcaaatgtCAAGTTAATAAAACAGGTGGCAAACCCCCTGTAATTGGTTGTGTGACCCACTTAGAAACCTTGACAGAAGTGTTAGGCAACTGGTGAGCGGTCAGCCCAGAGCAAGAACTTGATCACTGTCAGCTGGAAAACGTGGTATCTCTTTGTGAGCGGAGAGGActgggttggggtggagaagaggGCTCCGGAAAAGGCCCAGAGGTAGGCGGACCCAACTTTCAAAGCCACACACAGCAAAAGAGGCCCAGGGTTCTGGCGGGAGACCAGgcaggtgggtggggtggggttgggggggggcaaGGGGCAGGTACCTTCCGAAGCTTTGGCTTGCTTGCTGATGTACTCCTCAATCTTCATCATGATCTCAGCAAactgggagggagagaagagtcaGCACCCAGGACGGCTCGAGAAGAGCCACCGCCCATGTTGCCCCTCAGAGCTCCCATCTGCGGCCTGCTCACCATCTTGCTGTCCCACAGCTTGGCGATGCTCTTGACCGAATCCCCAGAAAGATCCACCTGCGTCTCCTCCTGCACATCCTCGATAGCcggttcctcttcctcctccccatagcttcctccttcctcctcttctgccgCCTCCTCGAGGTCAGCCAGGAGCTCATCTGCCAGAGACATACTGAagcctgtggggtggggggagcgggGTTTCCCCTCATTACTGGGAGGggcttcccccccaccccaccccaagaaGGCCCTGGTCTGTCCACCTCAACCCCACGAGCACACAGACTCCACAAGGACTGGCATTTTCTTTTGCGTTGTTCTCCAGCTCttaactgtgcctggcacatactaggTATGCAACAAACACCTACTGAATTAATCCACGAACCTCCCAGAACCCTGATCATCTCCAGCTGTAACTCACACTACCTACCCTCTCACTGTCACCACTCTGCCACTACCTCATGAAGGCTTAAAAGAGACATCCTCCCCATGATGAGAGGCaacctctcactttttttctgtaacagagctctccccccacacacatacaattTTTGGGACCCAAATGGGTGACAGATTTCCTAAAATACTGAGCTGCTTGGCATCAGGACCACCAGACAGGCCTCAATCTGTCTAGAGTCCCCAGGCTGATTATATCTGACCGCAGGCAGCCTCCTCAACTGCCCCAGGTGCTGTACAAATATTAGTATTTTCTGTGAGTCCACGAAGAGGAAAAGGTTGGGAAGCACTACTTTCTCTACAAGGTGCAAACCCACACTCTGTCCTCCCCACTGCTTTTTCAATATATCTTTTTAagtcattgattttagaaagagagagggagagagagaggaatatctatttgttgttccacttatttacacattcattggttgattcttgtatgtgccctgactggggattgaacctgcaaccttggcagactgggaggacactctaatcaactgaactacccagccaggactctccactgctttttttgtgtgttaataAGCAATCTTTCCCTCTTCCCGCTCCTTTCCTTGCTCCATAAATCCATTCCCCTTTCTTATTCCTCGCCTTGGGTACCATGTTCCTCTaacgcaggggtctcaaactcgcggcccgccgaataattttgtgcggcccgcagactaatccacgaagttcaaaatattttggataaaattaagtaagcctaggggcctacttgtatttttcatttctctagcatcctagctagatattagcttagttaacagcagttgtgatgcgaactacagtttctggtcgttttgtgacactgagtaaactgcatgtacaattgtgcttgttgtattgattttttttggttttcaactgcagtgagaaaagtgttgtgtaacagttgccttttgtagacctagtgcggcccgccgaacggctgtgatcttgctctgcggcccacatgctgagttgagtttgagacccctgctctaacgtGACAACAGAAGCTGTGAACTACACTGCTGAGAGGTTAAGGGGGTGACTAGCGAGTGGGGCAGGCTGGGGGTTGGGCAATAGGGAGGAGAGGGGCCTGGAGAACCAGGGAACTCAAGCACGATGTACAGGCACAGGTGATGTTCAGCTTCAGGCACAGCTTGTCAGTGAGAACATGGGCTCTGTGTTgctaggtttttaatttttttcatgagaAGCAAGATATTCAGAATTTTTGTGTGGACTCTCCAGTTTGAAACATCtctttttgattatttaaaatggataatttatattttaaaaaactactacCATGGCACAGGCCACACCAAGCACCCTTGGGCTGCTGGTGTAAGACGAGAAGTCCAGTTGTCTCTAAGAGATCAATCTCCCTTTACATCCTTTTCTCTCCCTGAGATACAGTGTTCCCTTTATACTCACTTCTCTttatggtttattattttttttattcattttagagaggaggggggggagagagagagagagagagagagagaggagagagagacaggggggaggagctggaagcatcaactcccatatgtgcgttgaccaggcaagcccagggtttcgaaccggcgacctcagcatttccaggtcgacgctttatccactgcgccaccacaggtcaggctactcacTTCTCTTTATATGACACAATTTTTCCCCCTAAACTCACCTTTATAATTTCACATGTGCCTTTTTCCAAAATTCCCCTCACTCACTTTCAATAAAAGAaactcttcctttctttatagAACACAACCCCCTCCCCACATGCAAGACTCAAGTGTCTCTTCATACTCTCTTTTTGCTGTCCCCCCAGGTAAACTGTAAGCAAACCTAGGGACCATGTCTGCCTGCTCACTCTTACATCTTGTTACATCCCCACCATCTAGCTGAGTATCTGTCGCAGAGCaggcattcaagaaatatttgcagccctggccgggtagctcagcagAAGGAGCTTCATGCCGGCATGTGGAGGTcacaagttcaatccctggtcagggcacaaaagacaagcaaccaatgagtgcacaactaagtggaataagttgatgcttctctctttctccctttctctct
The Saccopteryx bilineata isolate mSacBil1 chromosome 3, mSacBil1_pri_phased_curated, whole genome shotgun sequence DNA segment above includes these coding regions:
- the PRPF31 gene encoding U4/U6 small nuclear ribonucleoprotein Prp31, which gives rise to MSLADELLADLEEAAEEEEGGSYGEEEEEPAIEDVQEETQVDLSGDSVKSIAKLWDSKMFAEIMMKIEEYISKQAKASEVMGPVEAAPEYRVIVDANNLTVEIENELNIIHKFIRDKYSKRFPELESLVPNALDYIRTVKELGNSLDKCKNNENLQQILTNATIMVVSVTASTTQGQQLSEEELERLEEACDMALELNASKHRIYEYVESRMSFIAPNLSIIIGASTAAKIMGVAGGLTNLSKMPACNIMLLGAQRKTLSGFSSTSVLPHTGYIYHSDIVQSLPPDLRRKAARLVAAKCTLAARVDSFHESTEGKVGYELKDEIERKFDKWQEPPPVKQVKPLPAPLDGQRKKRGGRRYRKMKERLGLTEIRKQANRMSFGEIEEDAYQEDLGFSLGHLGKSGSGRVRQTQVNEATKARISKTLQRTLQKQSVVYGGKSTIRDRSSGTASSVAFTPLQGLEIVNPQAAEKKVAEANQKYFSSMAEFLKVKGEKNGLMST